A part of Dryobates pubescens isolate bDryPub1 chromosome 3, bDryPub1.pri, whole genome shotgun sequence genomic DNA contains:
- the PRDM14 gene encoding PR domain zinc finger protein 14, producing MEQLPYANPGHGLRAGTSPKPISAALRRCIGPVGAAGGYGEHPSRTLRGGKGEWGWRRGRGGREGRWGVPLASTSRGAAPGVAAAPPRGRVASRSRHTTTPPAHIALKVVAAPLPPTAPGSDRRLHPDPALAAPGCLPFASRPSSAMALSVPGETCPGDGGDVPGVSPASFAAFYSSFLPPAPYFEASSDFFQLPKSLGGLLPASPPLTPFTFSRVPSLLSQPPALPPAEPFPDLPLPLYARPSIHGPPREDSPLGAGVLDSVPLLCPSSPRRAARSPEEPGRYRFSEEQLQAVLYGTLRSQPAGSLHAISGLRLPPDSPGAADSCPLLDRDALQLPEGLSVLRVAYGDVSQLGVFCTDPIPKGVRFGPFQGRVVNTSEIKTYDDNSLMWEIFEYGRLSHFIDGKGTSGNWMSLVNCARFPEEQNLTAIQCQGQIFYESCKDILPKQELLVWYGDCYVQFLGIPVSLKGMAEGKRPPQHPEEAGESFKCERCGKVFAYKYYRDKHLKYTRCVDQGDRKFPCHLCSRSFEKRDRLRIHILHVHEKHRPHKCSVCGKSFSQSSSLNKHMRVHSGERPYKCVYCNKAFTASSILRTHIRQHSGEKPFKCRHCGKAFASHAAHDSHVRRTHGRDRPGEPPGPGTGQ from the exons ATGGAGCAACTGCCGTATGCTAACCCCGGACACGGGCTAAGAGCGGGCACCAGCCCCAAGCCcatctctgcagccctgagACGCTGCATAGGGCcggtgggtgctgctggggggtaTGGGGAGCATCCCTCCCGCACCCTGCGcggaggaaaaggagaatggGGCTGGCGGCGGGGCAGAGGTGGCCGGGAGGGGCGCTGGGGGGTCCCTCTAGCCTCGACGAGCCGAGGTGCCGCTCCAGGCGTGGCCGCGGCTCCGCCCCGGGGTAGGGTCGCCAGCCGGAGCAgacacaccaccacccccccagcccataTAGCCCTGAAGGTGGTGGCTGCTCCCCTTCCCCCGACGGCGCCGGGCAGCGATCGGCGGCTTCATCCCGACCCTGCGCTGGCAGCTCCCGGGTGTCTGCCCTTCGCGTCTCGCCCCTCATCTGCCATGGCTCTGTCCGTGCCCGGCGAGACCTGCCCCGGGGACGGCGGGGACGTGCCCGGGGTGAGCCCCGCCAGCTTCGCCGCCTTCTACTCCTCGTTCCTGCCTCCCGCCCCGTACTTTGAGGCTTCCTCCGACTTCTTCCAGCTCCCGAAATCCCTGGGGGGGTTGCTCCCCGCCTCTCCACCGCTGACCCCCTTCACCTTCAGCAGGGTCCCCTCTCTCCTGAGCCAGCCGCCCGCGCTGCCCCCAGCTGAGCCCTTCCCCgatctccccctgcccctctacGCCAGGCCGTCTATTCACGGCCCACCCCGGGAGGACTCGCCCCTTGGTGCGGGAGTCCTGGACTCAGTGCCACTGCTCTGCCCGAGCTCCCCGCGCAGGGCTGCCCGCAGCCCGGAGGAGCCCGGCCGGTACCGTTTCAgcgaggagcagctccaggccgtGCTCTACGGGACGCTCCGCAGCCAGCCGGCCGGCAGCCTGCACGCCATCTCGGGGCTCCGCCTGCCCCCCGATAGCCCGG GTGCTGCGGACTCCTGCCCGTTGCTCGACAGGGACgcgctgcagctgcctgaag GGCTGTCGGTGCTGCGGGTGGCCTATGGGGACGTGTCTCAGCTCGGCGTGTTCTGTACGGACCCCATCCCCAAAGGAGTCCGCTTCGGCCCTTTCCAGGGCAGGGTGGTGAACACCAGCGAGATCAAGACTTACGACGATAACTCGCTGATGTGGGAG ATCTTTGAATACGGCCGCCTGAGCCACTTCATCGACGGGAAGGGCACCTCCGGCAACTGGATGTCGTTGGTGAACTGTGCCCGGTTCCCTGAGGAGCAGAACCTGACGGCCatccagtgccaggggcagatCTTCTACGAGAGCTGCAAGGACATCCTGcccaagcaggagctgctcgTGTGGTACGGCGACTGCTACGTCCAGTTCCTGGGCATCCCTGTCAGCCTGAAGGGCATGGCGGAGGGCAAGAGACCCCCGCAGCACCCCGAAG AAGCCGGGGAGAGCTTCAAGTGCGAGCGCTGCGGGAAGGTCTTTGCCTACAAGTACTACAGGGACAAGCACCTCAAGTACACTCGTTGCGTGGACCAGGGGGACCGCAAGTTCCCTTGTCACCTCTGCAGCCGCTCCTTCGAGaagagggacaggctgaggatcCACATCCTCCACGTCCACGAGAAGCACAGACCTCACAAG TGCTCGGTGTGTGGGAAGAGCTTCTCCCagtcctccagcctgaacaagcACATGAGGGTCCACTCCGGGGAGCGCCCCTACAAATGTGTCTACTGCAACAAG GCGTTCACGGCGTCCAGCATCCTGCGCACGCACATCCGGCAGCACTCCGGGGAGAAGCCCTTCAAGTGCAGGCACTGCGGCAAGGCCTTCGCCTCGCACGCCGCACACGACAGCCACGTGCGGCGCACCCACGGCCGGGACCGCCCCGGGGAGCCGCCCGGCCCCGGCACCGGGCAGTGA